The sequence below is a genomic window from Acidobacteriota bacterium.
CATCCTCGAGAGCTCCACGACGCTGCCCGGTATTCCGGGGGGAGGCGGGAACGCCTCATCGGGCCCAATGGCCCCGTCCCCATCGTCGTCCGCCGTCTTCTCCGGCCTGCCGACGAAGATCCTCGTCTATTCGGACGACTATCGCGCCCCCGGCAATCAGTACGTCGATCTGGCGCTCAAGTCACTCGGGCTCTCGTACACGGCGTTCTACAACGACCCCACGTCCTTCGGCGCCGCGCTCACCCACGGGGGCTGGGATCTCGTCGTCGTGAACCAGGACGGCTACTACGGAATCGGGCAACTCTGGAGTGAGCTCGAGAGCTACCTCAACGGCGGCGGCAGGCTCCTCATCTCGACGTTCGACATCGACGGCTCGGACAGCGAGCCGACCACCCTCTGGCAGACGGTGGGTCTGACGTGGGTGCGAGACCAGACCACGCCGCGGCCGGTCCGTTGGTGGAACGCCGCTCATCCGATTTTCACCGCTCCCGAGAGCGTGCCGGAGTTCCTGCAGATCTCGGACGACTACTACGACGACGGCGATGCGGTCGGGGTGACGGCGCCCGCGCACGCGCTGGCCGGCTTCACGGCCGGCCCGACGGCGGACGAGGCGGCGATTGTCCTGTCGGGGAACGGCCGCGCCATCGTGAACACGTTTCTGGTGGACGAGAACCGGGCGGATCTCGATGCGGACGGCAAGCCGGACGCATCCGAGCTGCTCACGAACGAGATCGCCTATCTCCTCGGGGCGACCGGGTGGCTGAAGGCGGCGCCGACCTCCGGGACCGTCCCGGCGGGGGCGAGCATGGACGTGACCGTGACGTTCGACGCGTCGGGGCTCAACGGCGGGAATTACGACGCGGAGCTGCTGGTCAAGAGCAACGATCCGGACGAGGCAGAGGTGGTGGTGCCGGCGCACCTGCACGTGACGGGAGCGCCGGACATCGCGGTGTCGGGGCCGCTGGACTTCGGGAGCCTCTTCCTTGGGGCGAGCCGGAGGCTGGAGGTGACCGTCAGCAACACCGGGACGGACGTGCTCCTGGTGAGCCGTGTGGCGGCGGGGGATCCGTCGTACACGGTGGATGCGCCGTCGTTCACGCTGGTGCCGGGAGCGAAGCGGATTGTGGGCGTGACGTTCCAGCCGAACCGCGCGGCGGTGATCGAGACGGAGCTGGTGGTCGAGAGCAACGACCTGGACGAGCCGGTGTTGAGCGTGCACCTGAAGGGGGAGGGACTGGTGCCGCCGGACATCGCGGTGACGCCGGCGTCCTTGAGCGAGTCGCTCTTCACGGGCCAGACCCGCACGCAAGTTCTGACCATCGACAACAGCGGCGGAAGCGATTTGACGTTCATGGCCGCGACTCGAGCGGTGGCCGGTCAGGCGCCTGCGCTCGTCGTGCCTCCGCCGCCGTCGGCGGGAGCAGGCGCGCAGCGTTCCGAAATCGCGCCCCAGGGATACCAGCCTCAGGCGTCATGGACAGCGACGGGCGCGGGAGCCTCGGTTCTGGTCGTCCAGGATGCCCTTCCGTGGGGGAGCCACGCCAACGAGACGATCCTCGCGGCGAACGGGATCCTCTTCGACGAGATCGACTCTTCGGCGCTCGCGGCGACGAACCTGAAGAAGTACCGGATGGTCCTCGTCCCGAGCGATCAGCCGACGTCGTTCTACACGACGATCGCGGCGGCCTCGAGCCAGCTCGACGCGTTCGTGAGAGGAGGTGGGCTGCTCGAGTTCCACGCGGCGGGATGGGGTTGGTCGGACGGCGATCCCTCGCAGGTGATTCTGCCGGGGGGCATGCGCATCGTTCAGGAATTCGCCAGCGTCAATCAGGTTCTGGATCCGGCTCACCCGTTGATGGTCGGCGTGCCGAATCCGTTCACCGGATCCTACGCCAGCCACGCCGTCTTCACGAGCATCCCGGCCGCCGCCACGCGCATCGTGGCGACGGACACGGGCGACGTGAACCTGGTGGTGTACCGGCTGGGACTCGGAATGGTGGTCTCCGGCGGGCAGACGTTCGAGTTCAGTTTCGATCGAGGGTTGGCGGCCGGCATCATCCTGCGGCAGATGATCCCGTACAGCCACGCGCAGGCGACGGAGTGGCTGAGGGTCGCACCGACCTCCGGGACCGTCCCTGCGGGCGCGAGCATGGACGTGAGCGTGACGTTCGACGCGTCGGGGCTCAACGGCGGGGACTACGACGCGGAGGTGGTGGTCCAGAGCAACGACCCGGACGAGAGCGAGGTGGTGGTGCCGGCGCAGCTGCACGTGACGGGAGCGCCGGACATCGATCTCTCGGGGCCGTTGGACTTCGGGAGCCTCTTCCTGGGGGCGAGCCGGAAGCTGGATCTGACCGTCAGCAACAACGGGACCGACGATTTGATCGTGAGCCGTGTGGCGGCGGGGGATCCGTCGTACACGGTGGATGCGCCGTCGTTCACGCTGGTGCCGGGAGCGAAGCGGATAGTGGGCGTGACGTTCCAGCCGAACCGCGCGGCGGTGATCGAGACGGAGCTGGTGGTCGAGAGCAACGACCCGGACGAGCCGGTGTTGAGCGTGCACCTGAAGGGGGAGGGACTGGTGCCGCCGGACATTTCCGTCACGCCGGCGTCGTTGAGCGAGTCGCTCTACACGGGCCAGACCCGCACGCGGGTTCTGACGATCGACAACAGCGGCGGAAGCGATCTGACGTTCGAGCTTGCGTTCCGGGGAGCGCCGCCTCCGGCGCCCGCCCGCGTCACGCCCCCCGCGCTCGTCGCGGGGGCGGCGTCGTTGCCGTCCAACCTCGTGCCGCAGGGGTACAACCCCCAGACCTCGCTGCCAGCGGCTCGCGCGGGGGCGACCGTGCTGATCGTCCAGGACGTCCTGCCCTGGAACAGCCGCGCGAACGAGTTGATTCTCATGGCGAACGGGATCGTCTTCGACGAGATCAATTCGCAGTCACTTGCGACGACGAACCTCTCGAAGTACCGGACGGTGCTCGTCCCGAGCGATCAGCCGACGTCGTACTACATGAGGATCGCGGCGGCCTCGAGCCAGATCGAAGGTTACGTGCGGAGCGGCGGGGTCCTCGAGTTCCACGCGTCGGGATGGGGCTGGTCCGGTGGGGACGCCTCGCTGGTGACGCTTCCGGGCGGGATGCACATCAACTACGGCCCTTCCGTCTACAACCAGGTCCTGGTTCCGGCCCACCCCCTGATGGCCGGCGTGCCGAATCCCTTCACGGGAAGCGCCGCCAGCCTCGCGTACTTCACGAACTTGCCCGCTTCGGCCGCGCGGATCGCGGCGACGACCACCGGCCAGGTGACGCTGGTGGTGTACCAGCTGGGGCTCGGCACGGTCGTGAGCGGCACACAGACGCTCGAGTTCGGCTTCGATCGCGGCTTCGGGACCGGCATCATTCTGCAGAACATGATCCCGTACAGCCACGGGCAGAAACCCGCGTGGCTGTCGGTGACACCGGCCTCCGGGACGGTCTCGGCGGGCGGAAGCGCAGACGTGACGGTGACCTTCGACGCGACGTTGCTCGACCCGGCGGACTACGACGCCGCCATCGTCGTCGCGAGCAACGACCCCGACGAGGGCGAGGTGGTGGTCCCGGCGCATCTGCACGTGATCGGGGCGCCGAACATCTTCGTCCCCGTCGCGGGCCTCGATTTCAGCCGGGTGTCGATCGGCGAGATCAGCCGGCTGGCGATCCATCTCGAGAACCGCGGAAACGATCGCCTCGACGTGCAATCGATCACCTCGAGCGATCCGGCCTTCACCCCGGCCGCGACGAGCTTCTCCATCCCCGCGCGTGGAGCCCGCGATCTGGAGATCGCGTTCGCGCCGGTCCGGTCCGGCGCCGTCGCCGCGAGCCTGACGATCCTGAGCAACGACCCCGACGAGGGAGAGATCGTGCTGAGCCTCCGCGGGGAGGGGGTCGAGCCTCCGGTGATCAAGGTCTCCCCCGCGTCGTTCGAGCAGCACCTGGTGATCGGGCACGAAACCATCCAGAGGCTCGAGATCCGGAACGAGGGTCCGGGCGACCTGCGCTTCAGCCTCGTGGTTCCCTCGAGCGCGCGGACGTGGCTGGCCGTCGAGATCCCGGGGGACGTCGTGCCGCCGGGCGGGACGACGGGCGTGCGCGTGGACATCAACGCGTTCTCGCTTCCCGTCGGGGACTTCACGGCCCAGCTCGAGGTCCACAGCAACGATCCCGTCCACCCCGTCGTCTCCATCCCGGTGACGGTGCACGTCGCCCTGGACCCCGACGGGGACGGCGTCGGCGACTCGATCGACAACTGTCCGACCGTCCCGAACCCGGCGCAGGACGACACCGATCACGACGGCCGCGGGGACGTGTGCGACAACTGCGTGACGACGGTCAACCCCACGCAAGTCGATCTCGATGGCGACGGAGCGGGAGACGCGTGCGACGTCTGCCCGAGCGTGATCGACCCCGCCCAGGCGGATCGCGACGGAGACGGTGACGGCGATCTCTGCGACAACTGCGTCACGGTGCCGAACCCGGGCCAGGAGGACTCGAATCTCGACGGATCCGGCGACGCCTGCCAGCCGACGGCCGTGATCTCCGCGATCCAGCAGGACGGAGGCGACGTGCTCGAGGTCCGGGCCTCGGCGAACGACCCGCAGGGCGAGCCTCTGAGCGGGTCGCTGGACGTCTACTCCTCCGGCTCCGTCACGGTGTTCCTGCAGGACGCGTTGCTCACGGGTGACTGCTCGCTCGGATTCTCGCCGGAGGGGCGCACCGGCGAGGGGATCTTCTACGCCGACGAGTCCGTCGGCGAGCCCGTGCTGGGAGATCTCGACGTCAACCTCGGGTGCCAGGACGGCATGCCCGACTTCTACCTGGCCTTCGGAGGCTGCGGCCACCCCGGCGCCTTCGACACCGTCATGTATCTCACCGGCCACCAGCCGCCGTTCGACATCTGCCTCAGGAAGAACCCCGACGCGACGGGCGGCACCCCCATGAGGGTGATCGCGTACGACGCGCAGGGGCTCACCGCCACGTTTGCGGGGCAGGATCGGCGGCTCGTGCACGTTCCGTTCACCTCGGGCCTGCCGAGGCACGTGGACATCTCGCCCCTCAGGCCGGGGCAGATGTGCCGCCTCTCCCTCACCGTGACGGACGGGAACACCCATCCCGTCGGAGTGGAGGCGACCTTCCTCGCTCAAGGCGAACGAACGATGGTGATCAACAATCCGCCAATCGCCGCAATCGCGGCTCCCGGGACGGTCGAGTGCGATGGCGCCGGCGCGGCCGGAGTCGCTCTCGACGGCTCGGGGTCGGGAGATCCCGATCCGTCGGCCACCCCCGGCGGCGACATCGTGCGGTACGACTGGTACCTGGACATGGGAGGCCCCGGGGAGACGCTCATCGGCAGCGGGGCGCGGGTCACGGTCGCGCTTCCGGTCGGCCGCAACGCGATTTCGTTGAAGGTGACCGATACCGAGAGCGCATCCGACACCGCCTCGAAGATCATCGAGGTCGCGGACACGACGCTCCCCGTCCTGACGTGCCCCGGGTCGATCACCGCCGAGTGCGCGGCCCAGGGAGGATCGCCCGT
It includes:
- a CDS encoding choice-of-anchor D domain-containing protein; protein product: MAPSPSSSAVFSGLPTKILVYSDDYRAPGNQYVDLALKSLGLSYTAFYNDPTSFGAALTHGGWDLVVVNQDGYYGIGQLWSELESYLNGGGRLLISTFDIDGSDSEPTTLWQTVGLTWVRDQTTPRPVRWWNAAHPIFTAPESVPEFLQISDDYYDDGDAVGVTAPAHALAGFTAGPTADEAAIVLSGNGRAIVNTFLVDENRADLDADGKPDASELLTNEIAYLLGATGWLKAAPTSGTVPAGASMDVTVTFDASGLNGGNYDAELLVKSNDPDEAEVVVPAHLHVTGAPDIAVSGPLDFGSLFLGASRRLEVTVSNTGTDVLLVSRVAAGDPSYTVDAPSFTLVPGAKRIVGVTFQPNRAAVIETELVVESNDLDEPVLSVHLKGEGLVPPDIAVTPASLSESLFTGQTRTQVLTIDNSGGSDLTFMAATRAVAGQAPALVVPPPPSAGAGAQRSEIAPQGYQPQASWTATGAGASVLVVQDALPWGSHANETILAANGILFDEIDSSALAATNLKKYRMVLVPSDQPTSFYTTIAAASSQLDAFVRGGGLLEFHAAGWGWSDGDPSQVILPGGMRIVQEFASVNQVLDPAHPLMVGVPNPFTGSYASHAVFTSIPAAATRIVATDTGDVNLVVYRLGLGMVVSGGQTFEFSFDRGLAAGIILRQMIPYSHAQATEWLRVAPTSGTVPAGASMDVSVTFDASGLNGGDYDAEVVVQSNDPDESEVVVPAQLHVTGAPDIDLSGPLDFGSLFLGASRKLDLTVSNNGTDDLIVSRVAAGDPSYTVDAPSFTLVPGAKRIVGVTFQPNRAAVIETELVVESNDPDEPVLSVHLKGEGLVPPDISVTPASLSESLYTGQTRTRVLTIDNSGGSDLTFELAFRGAPPPAPARVTPPALVAGAASLPSNLVPQGYNPQTSLPAARAGATVLIVQDVLPWNSRANELILMANGIVFDEINSQSLATTNLSKYRTVLVPSDQPTSYYMRIAAASSQIEGYVRSGGVLEFHASGWGWSGGDASLVTLPGGMHINYGPSVYNQVLVPAHPLMAGVPNPFTGSAASLAYFTNLPASAARIAATTTGQVTLVVYQLGLGTVVSGTQTLEFGFDRGFGTGIILQNMIPYSHGQKPAWLSVTPASGTVSAGGSADVTVTFDATLLDPADYDAAIVVASNDPDEGEVVVPAHLHVIGAPNIFVPVAGLDFSRVSIGEISRLAIHLENRGNDRLDVQSITSSDPAFTPAATSFSIPARGARDLEIAFAPVRSGAVAASLTILSNDPDEGEIVLSLRGEGVEPPVIKVSPASFEQHLVIGHETIQRLEIRNEGPGDLRFSLVVPSSARTWLAVEIPGDVVPPGGTTGVRVDINAFSLPVGDFTAQLEVHSNDPVHPVVSIPVTVHVALDPDGDGVGDSIDNCPTVPNPAQDDTDHDGRGDVCDNCVTTVNPTQVDLDGDGAGDACDVCPSVIDPAQADRDGDGDGDLCDNCVTVPNPGQEDSNLDGSGDACQPTAVISAIQQDGGDVLEVRASANDPQGEPLSGSLDVYSSGSVTVFLQDALLTGDCSLGFSPEGRTGEGIFYADESVGEPVLGDLDVNLGCQDGMPDFYLAFGGCGHPGAFDTVMYLTGHQPPFDICLRKNPDATGGTPMRVIAYDAQGLTATFAGQDRRLVHVPFTSGLPRHVDISPLRPGQMCRLSLTVTDGNTHPVGVEATFLAQGERTMVINNPPIAAIAAPGTVECDGAGAAGVALDGSGSGDPDPSATPGGDIVRYDWYLDMGGPGETLIGSGARVTVALPVGRNAISLKVTDTESASDTASKIIEVADTTLPVLTCPGSITAECAAQGGSPVGLTVQAQDSCGRGLVVHNDRTAAGADASGTFPLGTTVVAFTATDASGNLASCSVPVSVRDTASPAITCPTPVTAECAGPAGTLAIVVAAASDGCGGPVTVTNDRTARGTIASGAYPLGTTSVTFIASDASGNAAQCTVPVVVRDTTPPTLAVSSTPATLWPPNHTMIPVSALWDVRDICDTGPRVVLQGVTSNEPDDAPGMGDGATTQDIAGAEIGTPDAGVVLRAERAGNGTGRAYTLTYLVTDASGNSATGTGSVIVPHDQGTGVEPLDMRVDSDPATGSARLTWAGVPGALSYDLISGDLSQVRVRTGKVDLGAVSVLARATSATEFREGPSAPTPAKGKAIFYLLQYHTVSSATGYGTQEVPWPREPASCSGGCP